A DNA window from Streptomyces sp. 71268 contains the following coding sequences:
- the cas6e gene encoding type I-E CRISPR-associated protein Cas6/Cse3/CasE, translating into MTYLSRVRINPLRAESRRLLANPRAMHGAVQGGLPGESDERVLWRLDADNPRRPHLIVLTRSKPDWTHVVERAGWPDADGEHALVRDYAPLLAHIATGREYAFRLTANPVQNTTTPLALTPAQAERLAELPEGTKTRGFRLAHRTAAAQLGWFLDRAERWGFEVPKSRTDLAAPGLTPDTPPTLPPAAGHASDAHEVRITARHRHSFPKGGRGAHVTFHSATFEGHLRVTDPEALTARLLGGIGPAKAYGCGLLTLAPVAGVGNGSG; encoded by the coding sequence ATGACCTACCTCTCCCGCGTACGCATCAACCCGCTGCGGGCGGAGAGCCGCCGCCTGCTGGCCAACCCCCGCGCCATGCACGGAGCGGTGCAGGGGGGCCTGCCGGGCGAGTCGGACGAGCGCGTGTTGTGGCGCCTGGACGCGGACAACCCACGCCGGCCGCACCTCATCGTCCTCACCCGCTCCAAGCCCGACTGGACACACGTGGTCGAGCGGGCGGGCTGGCCGGATGCGGACGGCGAGCACGCGCTCGTACGCGACTACGCCCCGCTCCTCGCCCACATCGCCACCGGCCGTGAGTACGCGTTCCGGCTGACCGCCAACCCGGTCCAGAACACCACGACGCCCCTCGCCCTCACCCCCGCCCAGGCCGAACGCCTGGCCGAGCTCCCCGAGGGCACCAAGACCCGCGGCTTCCGCCTGGCCCACCGCACGGCGGCGGCCCAACTGGGCTGGTTCCTCGACCGCGCCGAACGCTGGGGCTTCGAGGTACCCAAGTCCCGCACCGACCTCGCGGCCCCAGGCCTCACCCCGGACACTCCGCCCACGCTTCCGCCTGCGGCGGGGCACGCGTCCGACGCCCACGAGGTCCGCATCACGGCCCGCCACCGCCATTCCTTCCCCAAGGGCGGCCGTGGCGCCCACGTCACCTTCCACAGCGCCACCTTCGAGGGCCACCTCCGCGTCACCGACCCCGAGGCCCTCACCGCCCGTCTCCTCGGCGGCATCGGCCCGGCCAAGGCGTACGGGTGCGGGTTGCTGACCTTGGCGCCGGTGGCGGGGGTGGGGAACGGGTCGGGGTGA
- a CDS encoding DUF6177 family protein, producing the protein MTKDVIALTERMPDTWSLLAGLLSGGPDVTMGTAADDAVIQLFDAEGRPLASVETPTLVRVPGEVRRLLGIRAEGPVWWTEVRAATAGQGSDRLAGVLASRLVSQLGGRVWPADAFVTDLGRPVSGLTGAAQPAAAQPAVDVLSDRAAVVIQDRPLVAMTSWLAEALRAAADSDRGFQLVTPASARLTLATRAALAGAPNRWVVGDGASGYYDGLSGTELRWSDGAFVPAGATASAFTAGGAGAAGGAAPAAGPGDAAKGGSARERQFALSIRTRKPAEAELLLGGALEAAWRHLLGGPPSGWGTAEPAGQPWSRAELTDFVRDRSPAPTWTVAVGDPDRPAVATLRTELTTGGVEEELTLTLGYRVPGEGAAARTASEPAEEADEFAPARFADLAALLAAEHGLVSMLVQRRAARADLTVPPWLEGAPTVLGFAVGREDVRAAGLTRARRPPLPIRPIQLGPLDRAAFYYPFAETEPGAGWGALEDLVTHLREAASPTPTPGPPDDAARG; encoded by the coding sequence ATGACCAAGGACGTGATCGCGCTCACCGAGCGCATGCCCGACACCTGGAGCCTGTTGGCCGGACTGCTGTCCGGCGGGCCCGACGTCACCATGGGCACGGCCGCCGACGACGCGGTCATCCAACTCTTCGACGCCGAGGGCCGCCCGCTGGCCTCCGTCGAGACACCCACGCTGGTCCGGGTGCCCGGCGAGGTGCGCCGGCTGCTCGGCATCCGCGCGGAGGGGCCGGTGTGGTGGACGGAGGTCAGGGCGGCCACGGCGGGCCAGGGCTCCGACCGGCTCGCCGGCGTCCTCGCCTCCCGCCTGGTGTCCCAACTGGGCGGCCGGGTCTGGCCGGCCGACGCGTTCGTCACCGACCTCGGCCGGCCGGTCAGCGGGCTGACCGGCGCCGCCCAGCCCGCCGCCGCCCAGCCCGCCGTCGACGTGCTGAGCGACCGGGCGGCCGTCGTCATCCAGGACCGGCCGCTGGTGGCGATGACCTCGTGGCTCGCCGAGGCGCTGCGCGCCGCGGCGGACAGCGACCGCGGCTTCCAGCTCGTGACCCCGGCCTCCGCCCGGCTGACCCTGGCCACCCGGGCCGCGCTCGCGGGGGCCCCGAACCGCTGGGTCGTGGGGGACGGGGCGAGCGGCTACTACGACGGCCTGTCCGGTACGGAACTGCGCTGGTCCGACGGTGCCTTCGTGCCGGCCGGCGCGACCGCGTCCGCCTTCACGGCGGGAGGGGCCGGCGCGGCGGGAGGGGCCGCGCCGGCGGCCGGGCCCGGGGACGCGGCGAAAGGCGGGTCCGCCCGCGAGAGGCAGTTCGCCCTGTCCATCCGTACCCGCAAGCCGGCCGAGGCCGAACTGCTGCTCGGCGGGGCGCTGGAGGCCGCCTGGCGACACCTGCTGGGCGGGCCGCCAAGCGGCTGGGGCACCGCCGAGCCGGCCGGACAGCCCTGGTCGCGGGCGGAGTTGACGGACTTCGTACGGGACCGCTCGCCCGCACCGACCTGGACCGTCGCCGTCGGAGACCCGGACCGGCCCGCCGTAGCGACGCTCCGCACGGAGCTGACCACCGGTGGCGTCGAGGAGGAGCTGACCCTGACGTTGGGCTACCGCGTACCGGGGGAGGGAGCCGCCGCCCGCACAGCGTCTGAACCCGCCGAAGAGGCCGACGAGTTCGCGCCGGCCCGCTTCGCCGACCTGGCCGCGCTACTCGCGGCCGAACACGGGCTGGTCTCGATGCTGGTGCAGCGCCGCGCGGCCCGCGCCGACCTGACGGTGCCGCCCTGGTTGGAGGGGGCGCCCACGGTGCTGGGCTTCGCCGTGGGACGCGAGGACGTACGGGCCGCCGGCCTCACCCGGGCCCGCCGCCCGCCGTTGCCGATACGCCCGATCCAGCTCGGCCCGCTGGACCGGGCTGCCTTCTACTACCCCTTCGCGGAGACCGAGCCCGGTGCCGGCTGGGGTGCCCTGGAGGACCTGGTCACCCACCTGCGCGAGGCCGCGTCGCCCACCCCCACCCCAGGCCCCCCGGACGACGCGGCGCGGGGTTAG
- a CDS encoding EsaB/YukD family protein: MTSTERRAGLSRVTLVGGRRRIDMLLPADEPVGELLPSIIEMVGDRPGREPMLRRLVLANGAVLAQDDTLASLGVPDGAVVRLVREVETPAAPVVHDVSDETADDLDVRGWRWDERTRVWAAGAAHLVLALVAAAYARHWLGADETGVPLVLGALVAAAVGAPVARWVARPVGTVLVLLAGGLGVFGAWTVTSASGAHDLRLTAVGSAVVGTLALLGLSTPMGRGALVGAGAVAAAVGGWELGWALTDGYRVGVVLGVGSVLSLGLLPRLALMGAGLTRLDDQRAGGASVSRHGVDVALAATHRGLALATVTAAASAAAGGWLAVEHADAWTVGVAALLGVVLLSRARAFPLGVEVVVLQAAAVVLVTRLLVLWAERGTTYPLLALAGAALVPLVVLAVRPPDHVRVRLRRLANLVEAVGVVVLIPVAIGAFDVYGRLLDTF, from the coding sequence GTGACGTCCACGGAGCGACGGGCGGGGCTCAGCCGCGTGACGCTGGTCGGTGGGCGGCGGCGGATCGACATGCTGCTGCCGGCGGACGAGCCGGTCGGCGAACTGTTGCCGAGCATCATCGAGATGGTGGGGGACCGGCCGGGCAGGGAGCCGATGTTGCGGCGGCTCGTCCTCGCCAACGGGGCGGTCCTGGCGCAGGACGACACGTTGGCCTCGCTGGGGGTGCCGGACGGCGCCGTGGTGCGGCTGGTGCGGGAGGTGGAGACGCCCGCCGCGCCGGTGGTGCACGACGTGAGCGACGAGACGGCGGACGATCTCGACGTGCGCGGGTGGCGTTGGGACGAGCGCACCCGGGTGTGGGCGGCGGGGGCCGCGCACCTGGTGTTGGCCCTGGTCGCCGCCGCGTACGCGCGGCACTGGCTGGGCGCCGACGAGACGGGTGTCCCGCTCGTGCTGGGTGCCTTGGTGGCCGCGGCCGTAGGGGCGCCCGTGGCGCGGTGGGTCGCGCGGCCGGTCGGGACGGTGCTGGTGTTGCTCGCCGGCGGGCTCGGGGTGTTCGGGGCCTGGACCGTGACCAGTGCGTCCGGGGCGCATGACCTGCGGCTGACAGCCGTCGGGAGCGCGGTGGTGGGGACGCTGGCTCTGCTCGGGCTCAGCACGCCGATGGGGCGGGGCGCTCTGGTGGGCGCCGGGGCGGTGGCCGCCGCCGTGGGGGGCTGGGAGCTGGGCTGGGCGCTCACGGACGGGTACCGGGTCGGCGTGGTGTTGGGCGTCGGGTCCGTGTTGTCGTTGGGGCTGCTGCCGCGGCTCGCGCTGATGGGAGCCGGGCTGACCCGCCTGGACGACCAGCGGGCGGGGGGCGCTTCGGTGAGCCGGCACGGGGTGGACGTGGCGCTGGCCGCCACGCACCGCGGGCTCGCGCTGGCCACGGTGACCGCGGCCGCTTCGGCCGCGGCGGGTGGTTGGCTGGCGGTCGAGCACGCCGACGCGTGGACGGTGGGCGTGGCCGCCCTGCTCGGTGTCGTGCTGCTCTCACGGGCCCGGGCCTTTCCGCTGGGTGTGGAGGTGGTGGTGCTCCAGGCCGCCGCCGTGGTGCTGGTGACGCGCCTGCTGGTGCTGTGGGCCGAGCGCGGTACGACGTACCCGCTGCTGGCCCTGGCGGGCGCGGCCCTGGTGCCGCTGGTCGTGCTCGCGGTGCGTCCACCGGATCATGTGCGGGTGCGGCTGCGGCGGTTGGCGAATCTGGTGGAGGCGGTGGGCGTCGTCGTGCTCATACCCGTGGCCATCGGGGCGTTCGACGTGTACGGGCGGCTGTTGGACACGTTCTGA
- the eccCa gene encoding type VII secretion protein EccCa yields the protein MSVRVVHRPARTTRPLPAPAERRIEPPPNLPEGKAGSVATSLLPMAGVLSSVVMMTVVRNSQFAAIGAVVLVVAVIGGVFLLFSQRGRAQRTRRAQRERYLEYLEGLREELSRENRELRAVARVLAPPPEALYDLVNDPARRWERRRLDRDFLDVRLGTGQAPVRSLVMEQQSGSVLSPPDPFMLNEAAGLQERFASVPEAPLTVPLDRAGNVSVIGERAQVLRIARTIAVQVAVLHAPDDVAFALAAAEERLDDWAWAKWLPHFLDPQEWDGPVHARRIASSPRELASALTGELRQRAGYAAEVRRGLAGREALRLGKRLLLIHDTHGATAHEPPRPDEAVSLPDMGVTALHLLARRVDEPGQVSVRVTVSDDGRTVTVEDLRGEAPTTVTGTLDEVTSAGAMGLARALAPLRLSAESAASGTPLSGPVDFPELIGVPDPAALDIPKLWAPRRDQNFLRVPIGLSDAHEPVLLDLKESAELGMGPHGLCVGATGSGKSELLRTLVLALVATHPPDDLAMVLVDYKGGATFAPFASLPHVAGVITNLENKAGLVERVHASLSGEVKRRQQVLKDAGNIADISTYAATRAQRPELGLDPLPHLFVVIDEFGELLTAKPDFIDLFLSIGRIGRSIGVHLLLSSQRIEGGKLKGLDTYLSYRLGLRTFSPDESRTVLDTADAFHLPPIPGFGYLKVDTSAYDRFKAGYVSGPYRGPARLDADAEAGPAALPYPTYNTLAARGGETGDGEKGGGAPAAPPPRRTVGPTLLSTMVDQLAGAAAPVQQIWLPPLPEALTLDATAGPVRAETRGLRLAGRPPGGALRVPLGLLDDPARQWQGQWVLDLTVAGGHAAVIGGPAAGKTTLLRTLVLGLALTHTPQEVGIYGLDLVGGGLQAMAGLPHVGGVAGRSDRERAARTVEEVRAMLTAREDVFRERGIDSVDELRRLRAQGELPELGSTDVVLVIDGFGELREAFDELDDAVVELLKRGSGYGIHVVAGMLRWNEVRIAAQSAFGTRVELRLNDPSDSTVGRRLAETLTPDEPGRALTDAKLFAQVALPRIDGLASADELGAATEQAVRAVRAAWSGPPAPPVRVLPAKLGAHRLPGPEAEPRRVPLGLDQNALQPALLDLFRRDQHLLVLGDGECGKTNVVRLVAHGLMERYTDDEVVFAVLDPRRGLHSLIPEAYRGGYAYNTNLAAGLSGAIATELARRMPDDALAPEVLAAGAGDLTGPRIVVLVDDYDVLAVAGQQPLEAFLPFLPSAPDIGLHFVITRRVAGASRAMYEPFLMTLRESGTAALVMTGDRAEGQLFPGVYAQDQPVGRGTLVRRGAPPRLIQTAQAPPTTARDHASAAHEQGDEHR from the coding sequence ATGAGCGTACGGGTCGTGCACCGGCCGGCGCGGACCACGCGCCCGCTGCCCGCGCCGGCCGAGCGGCGCATCGAGCCGCCGCCCAACCTGCCCGAGGGCAAGGCGGGTTCGGTGGCCACGTCGCTGCTGCCGATGGCCGGCGTGCTCAGCTCCGTGGTGATGATGACGGTGGTGCGCAACAGCCAGTTCGCCGCGATCGGGGCTGTGGTGCTGGTGGTGGCCGTGATCGGCGGCGTGTTCCTGCTGTTCTCGCAGCGGGGGCGGGCCCAGCGCACGCGGCGCGCGCAGCGCGAGCGGTACCTGGAGTACCTGGAGGGGCTGCGCGAGGAGCTGAGCCGGGAGAACCGCGAGCTGCGGGCCGTGGCGCGGGTGTTGGCGCCGCCGCCCGAGGCGCTGTACGACCTGGTGAACGACCCGGCCAGGCGGTGGGAGCGGCGGCGGCTCGACCGGGACTTCCTCGACGTGCGCCTGGGCACCGGCCAGGCGCCGGTGCGGTCGCTGGTCATGGAGCAGCAGAGCGGCAGTGTGCTGTCCCCGCCGGACCCGTTCATGCTCAACGAGGCGGCCGGGCTCCAGGAGCGGTTCGCCTCCGTGCCCGAGGCGCCGCTGACCGTGCCGCTGGACCGGGCGGGCAACGTGAGCGTGATCGGGGAGCGCGCCCAGGTGCTGCGGATCGCGCGGACCATCGCCGTGCAGGTGGCGGTGTTGCACGCGCCGGACGACGTGGCGTTCGCGCTGGCGGCTGCCGAGGAGCGGCTCGACGACTGGGCGTGGGCGAAGTGGCTGCCGCACTTCCTGGACCCGCAGGAGTGGGACGGCCCGGTGCACGCCCGGCGCATCGCCTCCTCGCCGCGCGAGCTGGCCTCGGCGCTCACCGGCGAGCTGCGGCAGCGGGCCGGGTACGCGGCGGAGGTCCGCCGGGGCCTGGCCGGACGGGAGGCGCTGCGGCTCGGCAAGCGGTTGCTGCTCATCCACGACACGCACGGGGCGACGGCCCACGAGCCGCCCCGCCCGGACGAGGCGGTCTCACTGCCCGACATGGGGGTCACCGCGCTGCACCTGCTGGCCCGCCGGGTGGACGAACCGGGGCAGGTCTCCGTACGCGTCACCGTCAGCGACGACGGGCGCACCGTGACCGTGGAGGACCTGCGCGGGGAGGCGCCGACCACGGTGACCGGCACGTTGGACGAGGTGACCTCGGCCGGCGCGATGGGTCTGGCCCGCGCGCTCGCCCCGCTGCGGCTTTCGGCCGAGTCCGCCGCGTCGGGTACGCCGCTGTCCGGGCCGGTGGACTTCCCCGAGCTGATCGGCGTCCCGGACCCCGCCGCGCTGGACATCCCCAAGTTGTGGGCGCCGCGCCGGGACCAGAACTTCCTGCGGGTCCCGATCGGGCTCAGCGACGCCCACGAGCCGGTGCTCCTCGACCTCAAGGAGTCGGCCGAACTGGGCATGGGCCCGCACGGGCTGTGCGTGGGCGCCACCGGCTCAGGCAAGAGCGAACTGCTGCGCACCCTGGTGCTGGCGCTCGTCGCCACCCACCCGCCGGACGACCTGGCGATGGTGCTCGTGGACTACAAGGGCGGTGCCACCTTCGCCCCCTTCGCGTCGCTGCCGCACGTCGCCGGCGTCATCACCAACCTGGAGAACAAGGCCGGCCTGGTGGAGCGCGTGCACGCCAGCCTGTCGGGCGAGGTGAAGCGCCGGCAGCAGGTGCTCAAGGACGCGGGGAACATCGCGGACATCTCCACGTACGCGGCCACCCGCGCCCAGCGCCCCGAGCTGGGACTCGACCCGCTGCCGCACCTGTTCGTGGTCATCGACGAGTTCGGCGAACTGCTCACCGCCAAGCCGGACTTCATCGACCTCTTCCTGTCCATCGGCCGGATCGGCCGGTCCATCGGCGTGCACCTGCTGTTGTCCAGCCAGCGCATCGAGGGCGGCAAGCTGAAGGGCCTGGACACCTACCTCTCGTACCGGCTCGGCCTGCGCACCTTCTCGCCGGACGAGTCGCGCACGGTGCTGGACACCGCGGACGCCTTCCACCTGCCGCCCATCCCCGGCTTCGGCTACCTCAAGGTGGACACCAGCGCGTACGACCGGTTCAAGGCCGGGTACGTCTCGGGCCCCTATCGTGGCCCCGCCCGGCTCGACGCGGACGCGGAGGCGGGGCCGGCCGCGCTGCCCTACCCCACGTACAACACGCTCGCCGCGCGAGGCGGCGAGACCGGTGACGGTGAGAAGGGCGGCGGGGCGCCGGCCGCGCCACCGCCGCGCCGCACCGTCGGCCCCACCCTGCTGTCGACCATGGTCGACCAGCTCGCCGGGGCCGCCGCGCCGGTCCAGCAGATCTGGTTGCCGCCGCTGCCGGAGGCGCTGACGCTCGACGCCACGGCCGGCCCGGTGCGGGCGGAGACACGGGGCCTGCGACTGGCCGGGCGCCCGCCCGGCGGTGCGCTGCGCGTCCCGCTGGGGCTGCTGGACGACCCGGCGCGGCAGTGGCAGGGCCAGTGGGTGCTCGACCTGACCGTCGCCGGCGGGCACGCCGCCGTGATCGGCGGCCCGGCGGCCGGCAAGACGACGCTGCTGCGCACGCTGGTCCTCGGCCTCGCCCTCACCCACACCCCGCAGGAGGTCGGCATCTACGGCCTCGACCTCGTCGGCGGCGGGTTGCAGGCGATGGCAGGGCTGCCGCACGTCGGCGGCGTCGCCGGCCGCTCGGACCGCGAGCGCGCGGCCCGCACGGTGGAGGAGGTGCGCGCGATGCTCACGGCCCGCGAGGACGTCTTCCGCGAGCGGGGCATCGACTCCGTGGACGAGCTGCGCCGGCTGCGCGCCCAGGGCGAGCTGCCCGAACTCGGCTCCACGGACGTCGTGCTGGTCATCGACGGCTTCGGAGAACTGCGCGAGGCGTTCGACGAGCTGGACGACGCCGTGGTCGAACTCCTCAAGCGCGGCAGCGGGTACGGCATCCACGTCGTGGCCGGCATGCTGCGCTGGAACGAGGTGCGCATCGCCGCCCAGTCCGCCTTCGGCACCCGCGTCGAACTGCGCCTGAACGACCCGTCGGACAGTACGGTGGGCCGCCGGCTCGCCGAGACGCTCACCCCCGACGAGCCGGGCCGGGCGCTGACCGACGCCAAGCTCTTCGCCCAGGTCGCCCTGCCCCGCATCGACGGGCTGGCCTCGGCCGACGAGCTGGGCGCGGCGACCGAGCAGGCCGTGCGCGCCGTTCGGGCCGCCTGGTCAGGACCGCCGGCGCCGCCCGTGCGCGTGTTGCCCGCCAAGCTCGGCGCCCACCGGCTGCCGGGCCCGGAGGCCGAGCCGCGCCGGGTGCCGCTGGGGCTGGACCAGAACGCGCTCCAGCCGGCGCTGCTCGATCTGTTCCGGCGGGACCAGCACCTGCTGGTGCTCGGCGACGGCGAGTGCGGCAAGACCAACGTGGTGCGGCTCGTCGCGCACGGCCTCATGGAGCGCTACACCGACGACGAGGTGGTCTTCGCGGTCCTCGACCCGCGCCGCGGCCTGCACAGCCTCATACCCGAGGCGTACCGGGGCGGGTACGCGTACAACACCAACCTGGCCGCCGGCCTCTCCGGCGCCATCGCCACCGAGCTGGCCCGGCGCATGCCCGACGACGCGCTGGCGCCCGAGGTGCTCGCGGCGGGCGCCGGTGACCTGACGGGGCCGCGCATCGTGGTGCTCGTGGACGACTACGACGTGCTGGCGGTGGCCGGTCAGCAGCCGTTGGAGGCGTTCCTGCCGTTCCTGCCGTCCGCTCCCGACATCGGGCTGCACTTCGTCATCACCCGGCGCGTCGCGGGCGCCTCGCGGGCGATGTACGAACCGTTCCTGATGACGCTGCGCGAGAGCGGGACGGCCGCCCTGGTGATGACCGGCGACCGGGCGGAAGGCCAGCTCTTCCCCGGCGTCTACGCCCAGGACCAGCCGGTCGGCCGGGGCACGTTGGTCCGGCGGGGCGCGCCGCCCCGGCTGATCCAGACCGCCCAGGCCCCGCCCACCACAGCCAGGGACCACGCGTCCGCAGCGCACGAGCAAGGGGACGAGCACAGGTGA
- a CDS encoding DUF6507 family protein, which translates to MTGWDLQPPDIGRTLQDTVKIAKELQPQAKSFGEHLKGAATAAGTLAMGGEKPEAGLVGLALSEFAPHAEKDLRFVAARSAKSVQGASEATTAYMNGNLQMAADAQREARKAPDPDFGKPTGEKKK; encoded by the coding sequence ATGACGGGCTGGGACCTACAGCCGCCGGACATCGGACGGACACTGCAGGACACGGTCAAGATCGCCAAGGAGCTGCAGCCGCAGGCGAAGTCGTTCGGTGAGCACCTGAAGGGCGCGGCGACCGCCGCGGGCACGCTCGCCATGGGCGGCGAGAAGCCGGAGGCGGGCCTGGTGGGCCTGGCGCTCTCCGAGTTCGCCCCGCACGCGGAGAAGGACCTGCGGTTCGTCGCGGCGCGCTCGGCGAAGTCCGTACAGGGAGCGAGCGAGGCGACGACCGCGTACATGAACGGGAACTTACAGATGGCTGCCGACGCCCAGCGGGAGGCCCGCAAGGCCCCCGATCCGGACTTCGGCAAGCCCACGGGGGAGAAGAAGAAGTAG
- a CDS encoding pentapeptide repeat-containing protein: MTELSGIPKGFRAVKSLPEAAEAAAVVRAWMDAPEQQSLDVAGLDLTGADLSDMDLGDGLFTDAKMPRVKFSRSDLYHAHFEGADLIGADFTSATLAKAVLDEAVLDGARLEGANLGSASLWGVTAKAACFKGAKLNGASFLKVNLTGADLSEASAFETSFKVLVDDSTRLDGFRGTLFGPISVLEGEERRELSGPLLESWFQERGAEVQALRPRWTPQ; encoded by the coding sequence GTGACCGAATTGTCTGGTATCCCTAAGGGGTTTCGAGCGGTTAAATCCTTGCCGGAGGCTGCGGAGGCCGCAGCTGTCGTACGGGCTTGGATGGATGCGCCGGAGCAGCAATCGCTGGACGTGGCGGGTCTCGACCTGACGGGCGCAGACCTAAGCGACATGGATCTGGGTGACGGGCTTTTCACGGACGCGAAAATGCCGCGTGTTAAGTTCAGTCGGTCTGACTTGTACCATGCTCACTTCGAGGGTGCTGACCTGATAGGGGCGGACTTTACCTCCGCCACCCTGGCTAAGGCGGTTCTCGATGAGGCGGTTCTGGATGGGGCGCGCCTGGAAGGAGCGAATTTGGGCAGCGCCTCCTTGTGGGGGGTTACCGCGAAGGCGGCTTGCTTCAAAGGCGCCAAACTGAATGGGGCCTCCTTCCTGAAGGTCAACCTCACGGGTGCGGATCTTTCCGAGGCCAGTGCGTTTGAGACCTCCTTCAAGGTTCTGGTGGATGATTCCACCAGGTTGGACGGGTTCCGTGGAACGCTCTTCGGGCCGATCTCGGTTCTCGAGGGTGAGGAGAGGCGCGAACTATCCGGGCCGCTACTGGAGAGCTGGTTCCAGGAGCGCGGCGCTGAGGTTCAAGCTCTCCGTCCGCGATGGACGCCCCAGTAG
- a CDS encoding pore-forming ESAT-6 family protein has translation MGANSDRNSYDGGASSEVQGSLGSIVARLEAVITDRDRQVKAAMADFQADGVSDQYHAAEQRWNRSANEVREIIRLVRTTLEKNDGTAQSALSRAKSAVDGIG, from the coding sequence ATGGGTGCGAATTCTGATCGCAACAGCTACGACGGCGGCGCCTCCAGCGAGGTGCAGGGGAGCCTGGGCAGCATCGTGGCCCGGCTAGAAGCCGTCATCACCGACCGGGACCGCCAGGTCAAGGCCGCGATGGCCGACTTTCAGGCGGACGGCGTCTCCGACCAGTACCACGCCGCCGAGCAGCGGTGGAACCGTTCGGCGAACGAGGTGCGGGAGATCATCCGGCTCGTTCGTACGACGCTGGAGAAGAACGACGGCACGGCGCAGTCGGCCCTGAGCCGCGCCAAGTCGGCCGTGGACGGGATCGGCTGA
- the cas5e gene encoding type I-E CRISPR-associated protein Cas5/CasD gives MTVPDPAHATATSADAAGEPAVLLLRLAGPLQAWGYHVTANNRRDTHSEPTKSGVVGLLAAALGRDRDEPLGDLLDLRLGVRVDVPGTLLRDYHTVSDYRGRPLPQSGVSAKGVQRPTQPAKYTHVTSRYYLQDATFLAALAGPRDLLERLDTAVRAPAFPLALGRRSCPPSQPLALGLREGELARVIRDEPWLASKRARTQHAARIGRERGVNRPVYTATTDVSVTVESPDGDDELRDAPVSFDPHARRFTTRRVCRDWWEIPTGFPEADLEPDPDPGSDPDSDADPAAHDDAGHDPFALLDR, from the coding sequence ATGACGGTCCCCGACCCCGCGCACGCCACCGCCACGTCCGCCGACGCTGCCGGCGAGCCAGCCGTCCTGCTGTTGCGGCTGGCCGGTCCGCTGCAAGCCTGGGGCTACCACGTCACCGCCAACAACCGCCGCGACACGCACTCCGAACCCACCAAGTCCGGCGTGGTCGGCCTGCTGGCCGCCGCCCTGGGCCGCGACCGCGACGAACCGCTGGGCGACCTGCTCGACCTGCGCCTGGGCGTACGCGTCGACGTGCCCGGCACGCTGTTGCGCGACTACCACACCGTCTCCGACTACCGGGGCCGTCCGCTGCCCCAGTCCGGCGTCTCGGCCAAGGGCGTGCAGCGGCCCACGCAGCCGGCCAAGTACACCCATGTGACCAGCCGTTACTACCTCCAGGACGCGACGTTCCTGGCGGCCCTGGCCGGCCCTCGGGACCTGCTCGAACGCCTCGACACGGCCGTCCGCGCCCCCGCGTTCCCGCTGGCCCTGGGCCGCCGCTCCTGCCCGCCGTCCCAGCCACTGGCACTCGGGTTGCGCGAGGGGGAGTTGGCGCGGGTGATACGGGACGAGCCGTGGCTGGCGTCGAAGCGGGCTCGGACGCAGCACGCCGCGCGGATCGGCCGCGAACGGGGCGTCAACCGCCCCGTCTACACGGCGACCACCGACGTGTCCGTGACCGTGGAGAGCCCCGATGGCGACGACGAACTCCGCGACGCCCCGGTCTCCTTCGACCCACACGCCCGCCGCTTCACCACCCGCCGGGTATGTCGCGACTGGTGGGAGATTCCCACCGGATTCCCCGAAGCCGACCTCGAACCCGACCCCGACCCCGGATCCGACCCCGACTCCGATGCCGATCCCGCCGCCCACGACGACGCTGGGCACGACCCGTTCGCCCTGCTGGACAGGTGA